From a single Micromonospora sp. WMMD1102 genomic region:
- a CDS encoding sigma-70 family RNA polymerase sigma factor, translated as MNVGMAGAGTRATGRNDEGTVGNVEKKIVMRTDEVAEERDLVGVYLHEISRTPLLDAAAEVDLSKAIEAGLYAEHLIDSEKLPAGVSRAELERLVVEGERAKDLFIRANLRLVVSIARRYVRSGMPMLDLIQEGNTGLVRAVEKFDYERGYKFSTYATWWIRQAISRAIAQQERTVRLPVHLVEDVNRMRNVARQLTRELGSDPEPEQIAAALGVTVERVHELVRWSQDTVSLDTPVGDDGDTNLGDLVADSDAPSPEEIVLTGLERQRIEGLLNHLDDRSAGIMRARYGLEDGREHSLTEVASRFSLSRERIRQLEIQALGRLRELARAEGLQAA; from the coding sequence ATGAACGTGGGGATGGCAGGAGCAGGAACCCGGGCCACCGGGAGGAACGACGAGGGGACCGTGGGGAACGTGGAGAAGAAGATCGTGATGCGGACCGACGAGGTCGCCGAGGAGCGCGACCTGGTCGGCGTGTACCTGCACGAGATCTCCCGCACACCGCTGCTCGATGCCGCCGCCGAGGTAGACCTCTCCAAGGCCATCGAGGCCGGCCTCTACGCAGAGCACCTCATCGACTCCGAGAAGCTTCCGGCCGGCGTCAGCCGCGCGGAGCTGGAGCGACTGGTGGTCGAGGGGGAGCGGGCGAAGGACCTCTTCATCCGGGCCAACCTCCGGCTGGTGGTCTCCATCGCCCGCCGGTACGTCCGCTCCGGGATGCCCATGCTGGACCTGATCCAGGAGGGCAACACCGGTCTGGTCCGGGCGGTCGAGAAGTTCGACTACGAGCGGGGCTACAAGTTCTCGACGTACGCGACCTGGTGGATCCGGCAGGCGATCAGCCGGGCGATCGCGCAGCAGGAGCGCACCGTACGGCTGCCCGTGCACCTGGTCGAGGACGTCAACCGGATGCGCAACGTGGCCCGTCAGCTCACTCGTGAGCTGGGCAGCGACCCGGAGCCGGAGCAGATCGCGGCGGCGCTGGGCGTGACCGTGGAGCGGGTGCACGAGCTGGTCCGCTGGTCGCAGGACACCGTCTCGCTGGACACCCCGGTCGGCGACGACGGGGACACCAACCTCGGTGACCTGGTCGCGGACAGCGACGCACCGTCGCCGGAGGAGATCGTGCTCACCGGCCTGGAGCGGCAGCGCATCGAGGGCCTGTTGAACCACCTCGACGACCGGTCGGCCGGGATCATGCGCGCCCGGTACGGCCTGGAGGACGGCCGCGAACACTCGCTGACCGAGGTTGCCTCCCGGTTCTCGCTCTCCCGGGAGCGGATCCGGCAGCTGGAGATCCAGGCGCTGGGCCGGCTGCGCGAGCTGGCCCGGGCCGAGGGGCTCCAGGCGGCCTGA
- a CDS encoding D-alanine--D-alanine ligase family protein, with amino-acid sequence MSESPIRIAVLAGGRSGEHQVSRHSAASVLGNLDPERYRPEPVLITRTGQWVFGTGAPVGVFEAVERLATFDVVFPALHGPLGEDGTLQSVLELAGVPYVGNGVRASAAGMDKEFTKKLLAAEGIPVADAVVSRPTDPDGVPPEAELRRLGLPVFVKPARAGSSLGVTRVTEWSELPAALQWARSSDPKVLVEAAVPGREIDLAVLERPDGRLDVGPPLEIRVTGDRPFFDYDAKYDDPETVFEIPARLDDGVAAELADLAVRAFRALGCAGLARVDFFLRDGVSPVLNEINTFPGFTPVSQYPRIWQAAGLDYPELLDVLVRTALARRTERSDARAVSG; translated from the coding sequence ATGTCTGAGTCACCGATCAGGATCGCGGTACTCGCCGGCGGACGCAGCGGGGAGCACCAGGTCTCCCGCCACTCGGCGGCGAGCGTGCTGGGGAACCTGGACCCGGAGCGCTACCGCCCCGAACCGGTGCTGATCACGCGCACCGGGCAGTGGGTCTTCGGCACCGGGGCGCCGGTCGGGGTCTTCGAGGCGGTCGAACGGCTGGCCACCTTCGACGTGGTCTTCCCGGCCCTGCACGGCCCGCTCGGCGAGGACGGCACCCTCCAGTCGGTGCTGGAACTGGCCGGCGTGCCGTACGTCGGCAACGGCGTACGGGCCAGTGCCGCCGGGATGGACAAGGAGTTCACCAAGAAGCTGCTCGCCGCCGAGGGGATCCCGGTCGCCGACGCGGTGGTGTCCCGGCCGACCGACCCGGACGGTGTGCCGCCGGAGGCGGAACTGCGCCGGCTCGGCCTGCCGGTCTTCGTCAAGCCGGCGCGGGCCGGCTCCAGTCTCGGGGTGACCCGGGTGACGGAGTGGAGTGAACTGCCGGCGGCTCTCCAGTGGGCCCGGTCCAGCGACCCGAAGGTGCTCGTCGAGGCGGCGGTGCCCGGCCGGGAGATCGACCTGGCGGTGCTGGAACGGCCCGACGGCCGGCTCGACGTCGGTCCGCCGCTGGAGATCCGGGTCACCGGCGACCGACCGTTCTTCGACTACGACGCCAAGTACGACGATCCGGAGACCGTCTTCGAGATCCCGGCCCGGCTCGACGACGGGGTCGCCGCCGAGCTTGCCGACCTCGCCGTACGCGCGTTCCGGGCGCTCGGCTGCGCCGGGCTGGCCCGGGTCGACTTCTTCCTCCGCGACGGGGTGTCCCCGGTGCTGAACGAGATCAACACGTTTCCCGGTTTCACCCCGGTCTCGCAGTACCCGCGAATCTGGCAGGCGGCCGGGCTGGACTATCCGGAGTTGCTGGACGTGCTGGTCCGTACCGCGCTCGCGCGCCGGACCGAGCGGTCCGACGCGCGAGCGGTGTCGGGCTGA
- a CDS encoding C40 family peptidase: MLPVRILLRSLVAAGLSAALLAPMTAARAEPSVGELTQRINKASAELEKVVESYNKLNEEIKESRAAAATLGARIEPLRQQADQSRAEVAELATRAYKLGGLSTASALLSPSEGSSLMNRLGALEQLARDRDRQIAGFDATQRRYTDEKARLDATLARQTAQAKQLAAGKKRIEGELAKLYEMRREAYGSATSAGSRYTGSVPAVSGKAGVAVRYAYGAIGKPYVWAAEGPNGYDCSGLTLAAWKAAGKSLPHNAAMQWDKVARIGRGELKPGDLVFYSGLGHVALFVGGGKVIHAPRAGESVKLASVDMMTPYGYGRVR; the protein is encoded by the coding sequence TTGTTACCGGTGCGGATCCTGCTGCGTAGTCTCGTCGCGGCCGGCCTCTCGGCGGCACTGCTCGCCCCGATGACGGCGGCCCGGGCCGAACCCTCGGTCGGCGAGCTCACGCAGCGGATCAACAAGGCCTCCGCCGAGCTGGAGAAGGTCGTCGAGTCGTACAACAAGCTGAACGAGGAGATCAAGGAGAGCAGGGCCGCCGCGGCCACCCTCGGCGCCCGGATCGAACCACTGCGGCAGCAGGCGGACCAGAGCCGGGCCGAGGTGGCCGAACTCGCCACCCGGGCGTACAAGCTCGGTGGGCTGAGCACGGCGAGCGCCCTGCTGAGCCCGAGCGAGGGCAGCAGCCTGATGAACCGGCTCGGTGCGCTGGAACAACTGGCCCGGGACCGGGACCGGCAGATCGCCGGGTTCGACGCGACGCAGCGCCGGTACACCGACGAGAAGGCCCGGCTCGACGCCACACTGGCCCGGCAGACCGCCCAGGCGAAGCAACTCGCCGCCGGCAAGAAGCGGATCGAGGGCGAACTGGCCAAGCTCTACGAGATGCGCCGCGAGGCGTACGGGTCGGCCACCTCCGCCGGCAGCCGCTACACCGGCAGCGTCCCGGCGGTCTCCGGCAAGGCCGGCGTCGCCGTCCGGTACGCCTACGGCGCGATCGGCAAGCCGTACGTCTGGGCGGCCGAAGGACCGAACGGGTACGACTGCTCCGGGCTGACCCTGGCCGCCTGGAAGGCCGCCGGGAAGTCACTGCCGCACAACGCGGCGATGCAGTGGGACAAGGTGGCCCGGATCGGCCGAGGCGAGCTGAAACCCGGTGATCTCGTCTTCTACAGTGGACTCGGCCACGTCGCGCTCTTCGTCGGCGGCGGAAAGGTGATCCACGCCCCCCGGGCCGGCGAGAGCGTCAAGCTCGCCAGCGTGGACATGATGACCCCGTACGGCTACGGACGCGTCCGATAG
- a CDS encoding MurR/RpiR family transcriptional regulator, translating to MVKTAKVSASHETGGLIVHISGLLPSLSPAEQRVARLVVADPADAARRTITDLATAAETSEATVIRFCRSVGMEGYPQLRIRLAAEAARRVEPPDARVVGGDIPPGADLAQIIATIAFSDARAVEETAEQLDPAVCEQVVEAINSSGRVDIYGAAASGFVASDFQQKLHRIGRTAFYFPDVHTALTSAALLGRGDVAMGISHTGTTLDTIEVLEQARARGATTVALTNFPRSPITDVADHVLTTAARETTYRSGAMASRLAQLTVVDCLFVGVAARNRARAKKALEVTAEAVQPHRVKGRRA from the coding sequence GTGGTGAAGACTGCGAAGGTTTCTGCGAGTCACGAGACAGGTGGGCTGATCGTCCATATCAGCGGCCTGCTCCCGTCGCTCTCGCCCGCCGAGCAACGGGTCGCCCGGCTCGTCGTGGCCGATCCCGCGGACGCCGCTCGCCGGACCATCACAGACCTGGCGACCGCCGCCGAAACCTCCGAGGCCACCGTCATCCGGTTCTGCCGCTCGGTCGGCATGGAGGGCTACCCGCAACTGCGGATCCGGCTCGCGGCCGAGGCGGCCCGCCGGGTCGAGCCGCCGGACGCCCGGGTGGTGGGCGGCGACATCCCGCCCGGCGCCGACCTGGCCCAGATCATCGCGACGATCGCCTTCAGCGACGCGCGGGCGGTCGAGGAGACCGCCGAACAACTCGACCCGGCGGTCTGCGAGCAGGTGGTCGAGGCGATCAACAGCTCCGGCCGGGTCGACATCTACGGCGCGGCGGCGAGTGGCTTCGTCGCCTCCGACTTCCAGCAGAAACTGCACCGGATCGGCCGTACCGCGTTCTACTTTCCCGACGTGCACACCGCGCTCACCTCGGCGGCCCTGCTCGGCAGGGGCGACGTCGCGATGGGCATCTCGCACACCGGCACCACGCTGGACACGATCGAGGTGCTGGAGCAGGCCCGCGCCCGGGGGGCGACCACGGTCGCCCTCACCAACTTCCCGCGCTCGCCGATCACCGACGTCGCCGACCACGTCCTCACCACGGCGGCCCGGGAGACGACGTACCGGTCCGGTGCGATGGCCAGCCGGCTCGCCCAGTTGACCGTCGTCGACTGCCTCTTCGTGGGAGTCGCCGCACGCAACCGGGCCAGAGCGAAGAAGGCCCTGGAGGTCACCGCCGAAGCGGTGCAGCCGCACCGGGTCAAGGGGAGGCGGGCATGA
- a CDS encoding SDR family NAD(P)-dependent oxidoreductase, with amino-acid sequence MADRSVLISGGAGGLGGAVSAAFVAAGWRVVVPVRPAGGTEPATGPGPATAPEQAGNGVLRVAADLTDPEQVDRAVRVAAGDAGTPLRAVVNLAGGYASGGLVHETPVDDFDRMLLRNLRPTHLVTRSALPHLLAAGGGSVVCVASRAALAPFPGAAGYVTSKAAVLAFASAVAVEYRQAGVRCNTVLPSVIDTPANRAAQPNADHSRWVAPAEIAAVIRFLASDESAPTSGAAIPVYGRA; translated from the coding sequence ATGGCGGATCGCAGTGTGCTCATCAGCGGCGGAGCGGGCGGGCTGGGCGGGGCGGTCAGTGCCGCGTTCGTCGCGGCCGGGTGGCGGGTGGTCGTACCCGTTCGGCCGGCCGGCGGGACCGAGCCGGCCACCGGCCCGGGACCAGCCACCGCCCCGGAGCAGGCCGGCAACGGTGTGCTGCGGGTGGCGGCGGACCTCACCGACCCGGAACAGGTCGACCGGGCGGTACGGGTGGCCGCCGGCGACGCCGGGACGCCGCTGCGCGCCGTGGTGAACCTGGCCGGCGGGTACGCCTCCGGCGGCCTGGTGCACGAGACCCCGGTAGACGACTTCGACCGGATGCTGCTCCGCAACCTGCGCCCCACCCACCTGGTCACCCGGAGCGCGCTGCCGCACCTGCTGGCGGCCGGCGGCGGCTCGGTGGTCTGCGTCGCCTCCCGGGCGGCGCTCGCGCCGTTCCCCGGCGCCGCCGGCTACGTCACGTCGAAGGCGGCGGTACTCGCCTTCGCCTCGGCGGTCGCCGTGGAGTACCGGCAGGCGGGGGTGCGGTGCAACACGGTGCTGCCCAGCGTCATCGACACGCCGGCCAACCGGGCGGCGCAGCCCAACGCGGACCACTCCCGTTGGGTGGCGCCGGCGGAGATCGCCGCGGTGATCCGCTTCCTGGCCAGCGACGAGTCGGCGCCGACGAGCGGTGCGGCGATACCGGTGTACGGCCGGGCCTGA
- a CDS encoding metallophosphoesterase produces the protein MVIRIAAVGDVHMDQDVVGRFRPALEELPERADVLLLAGDLTRHGTESEARCVATEFGNLGVPVVAVLGNHDHHCDEVPGVIRVLEDAGILVLEGTNVVLDCSGTRLGIAGAKGFGGGFAGRCASEFGEPEMKAFVRTTSAIAEQLGEALREMDCDVRVALTHYAPVPDTLAGEPLEIYPFLGSYQLGQAVDSAPTELAVHGHAHAGTERGTTPGGVRVRNVAHPVIKQAYSVFHLHPPYAGATAGKVSAISAGGIS, from the coding sequence ATGGTGATCCGGATCGCGGCGGTCGGCGACGTGCACATGGACCAGGACGTGGTCGGGCGGTTCCGGCCGGCACTGGAAGAGTTGCCGGAGCGCGCCGACGTCCTGCTGCTCGCCGGTGACCTGACCAGGCACGGGACCGAGTCCGAGGCCCGCTGTGTGGCGACCGAGTTCGGCAACCTCGGCGTACCGGTGGTCGCGGTGCTCGGCAACCACGACCACCACTGCGACGAGGTGCCGGGGGTGATCCGGGTGCTCGAGGACGCCGGCATCCTGGTGCTGGAGGGCACCAACGTGGTGCTGGACTGCTCCGGGACCCGGCTCGGCATCGCCGGGGCGAAGGGCTTCGGCGGCGGGTTCGCCGGCCGGTGCGCGAGCGAGTTCGGCGAGCCGGAGATGAAGGCGTTCGTCCGGACCACCAGCGCGATCGCCGAGCAGCTCGGCGAGGCGCTGCGGGAGATGGACTGCGACGTGCGGGTGGCGTTGACCCACTACGCCCCGGTACCCGACACGCTGGCCGGGGAGCCGCTGGAGATCTATCCGTTCCTCGGCTCGTACCAGCTCGGTCAGGCCGTCGACTCGGCCCCGACCGAGCTGGCGGTGCACGGGCACGCGCACGCCGGCACCGAGCGGGGCACCACGCCGGGCGGGGTACGGGTGCGCAACGTGGCGCACCCGGTGATCAAGCAGGCGTACAGCGTGTTCCACCTGCATCCGCCGTACGCGGGAGCCACCGCGGGAAAGGTTTCCGCGATCAGCGCCGGGGGTATTTCCTGA
- the alr gene encoding alanine racemase translates to MIRLGGAGSLTPLAEAVVDLDAIAHNVRTLAGRTGAELLAVVKADAFGHGVLPVARTVLAAGARWLGVTSRAEALTLRAGRVDAPLLCWLHGEDEDFAPVVAARIDLSVASAGHLRGIAAGAGRAGVRADVHLKVDTGLSRNGAPDGEWPELVRLARGFEAVGRVRVRGVWSHLAAAETPADPRNTTQLRRFGRALAWARAQGLTPDLVHLANSAALVGLPQTHFDLVRAGIAVYGVEPLPELPAGLRPAMTLRSRVILTKRVAAGTGISYGHDYLTAAPTTLALVPVGYADGVPRAASGAAQVWIQGRRCRIAGRVTMDQIVVDVGDLPVRTGDEVLLFGPGDRGEPTVTDWAGWAGTNPHEIFTGIGSRVGRRYLPVRAERHSGRERVNV, encoded by the coding sequence GTGATCAGACTCGGCGGAGCAGGCAGCCTGACCCCCCTCGCGGAGGCGGTGGTCGACCTCGACGCGATCGCGCACAACGTGCGTACCCTGGCCGGCCGGACCGGTGCGGAGCTGCTCGCCGTGGTCAAGGCGGACGCGTTCGGGCACGGGGTGCTGCCGGTGGCCCGGACGGTGCTGGCGGCCGGCGCGCGGTGGCTGGGCGTGACCTCCCGGGCCGAGGCGCTGACCCTGCGGGCCGGCCGGGTCGACGCGCCGCTGCTCTGCTGGCTGCACGGCGAGGACGAGGACTTCGCGCCGGTGGTGGCCGCCCGGATCGACCTTTCGGTGGCCTCCGCCGGGCACCTGCGGGGGATCGCCGCCGGTGCGGGCCGGGCCGGGGTACGCGCCGACGTGCACCTGAAGGTCGACACCGGGCTCTCCCGCAACGGGGCACCGGACGGCGAGTGGCCCGAGCTGGTCCGCCTGGCGCGCGGCTTCGAGGCCGTCGGGCGGGTCCGGGTACGCGGCGTCTGGTCGCACCTGGCCGCCGCCGAGACACCGGCCGACCCCAGGAACACCACCCAGTTGCGGCGGTTCGGCCGGGCGCTGGCGTGGGCCCGGGCGCAGGGGCTCACGCCCGACCTGGTGCACCTGGCCAACTCGGCCGCCCTGGTCGGTCTGCCGCAGACGCACTTCGACCTGGTCCGGGCCGGCATCGCCGTCTACGGCGTGGAGCCGCTGCCGGAGCTGCCGGCGGGGCTGCGGCCGGCGATGACGCTGCGGTCCCGGGTGATCCTCACCAAGCGGGTCGCGGCGGGCACCGGCATCTCCTACGGGCACGACTACCTCACCGCCGCCCCGACCACGCTGGCGCTGGTCCCGGTCGGCTACGCGGACGGGGTGCCCCGGGCCGCCAGCGGAGCCGCCCAGGTCTGGATCCAGGGTCGCCGGTGCCGGATCGCCGGGCGGGTGACCATGGACCAGATCGTCGTCGACGTCGGTGACCTGCCGGTGCGTACCGGCGACGAGGTGCTGCTCTTCGGTCCCGGCGACCGGGGCGAGCCGACGGTCACCGACTGGGCCGGCTGGGCCGGTACCAACCCACACGAGATCTTCACCGGGATCGGTAGCCGGGTCGGCCGGCGGTACCTGCCGGTGCGGGCCGAGCGGCACAGCGGACGGGAGCGGGTAAATGTCTGA
- a CDS encoding DUF397 domain-containing protein yields the protein MRPDEDTLTWKKSRRSGGEGGNCVEVARLGTGVAVRDSKDTLGPVLRFGVSAWTAFLSGFVVDGRLPG from the coding sequence ATGCGGCCGGACGAAGACACGCTGACCTGGAAAAAGAGCCGCCGATCTGGCGGCGAGGGCGGCAACTGCGTGGAGGTGGCCCGGCTCGGGACGGGCGTCGCCGTGCGTGACTCGAAGGACACGCTCGGGCCGGTACTCCGGTTCGGGGTGAGCGCCTGGACCGCCTTTCTCAGCGGCTTCGTCGTCGACGGGAGGCTGCCCGGCTGA
- a CDS encoding DUF6232 family protein, which translates to MEPTRPPAHLLDASFEVSGASRPRPVDIYRAPGVRITNEAFIVAGRKFSLSELTHLQTARGPHDRLTLRAVLVTAAVLVGIGVALGYTGDLYRLPASTYAGLGLAAFVPVGLALAGNRWRPPAYELWGRYRGEMVLLFSSDHERQFGHVTRSLIRAREAARLGGLAYPPASDTPYEPMS; encoded by the coding sequence ATGGAGCCTACTCGCCCTCCCGCCCACCTGCTAGACGCGTCATTCGAGGTATCTGGAGCGTCCCGCCCCCGCCCGGTCGACATCTACCGGGCGCCCGGCGTACGCATCACGAACGAGGCGTTCATCGTCGCCGGCCGCAAGTTCTCGCTCTCCGAACTCACCCACCTACAGACCGCGCGCGGGCCGCACGACCGACTGACGCTGCGCGCCGTACTCGTCACCGCCGCCGTGCTGGTCGGCATCGGAGTGGCGCTGGGCTACACCGGCGACCTCTACCGGCTCCCCGCCAGCACGTACGCCGGGCTCGGGCTCGCGGCCTTCGTGCCGGTCGGACTCGCCCTGGCCGGCAACCGGTGGCGGCCACCGGCGTACGAGTTGTGGGGGCGGTACCGGGGAGAGATGGTGCTGCTGTTCAGCTCCGACCACGAGCGGCAGTTCGGTCATGTGACCCGGTCACTGATCCGGGCCCGCGAAGCCGCCCGGCTGGGCGGGCTGGCCTATCCACCCGCCTCGGACACCCCCTACGAGCCGATGTCCTAA
- the murQ gene encoding N-acetylmuramic acid 6-phosphate etherase: MTAGRVEPGAPPATPRPDSGAGSSYPTPTEPDHRPDGVPGRPGDPGPTVGVAEEPDRRAVVRVSSPTERRNPRSFDLDLLSVRDVLKVINEDDRRVPAAVTKVLDEIAVAVELAVTALRAGHRVHYFGAGTSGRLGVLDAAELAPTFNVPDRWFCAHLAGGPDAMWRAVEDAEDDEAGGAGEARDCVRPGDLVVGLAASGRTPYVLGALRAATDLGADTVLICADPRAAAARSVTVFIGVETGPEVVTGSTRMKAATAQKLVLNGFSTAVMVRLGRVYSNLMIDMVATNAKLRGRMISILVEATGCAEEVARHALTEADGDLKAALVSLLSGAAVADARAALDRSANQVRPAIALLTG, from the coding sequence ATGACGGCCGGACGGGTCGAGCCCGGTGCGCCACCCGCCACCCCGCGTCCGGATTCCGGCGCGGGGTCCTCTTACCCGACGCCGACCGAGCCGGACCACCGGCCGGACGGTGTGCCGGGACGGCCCGGCGACCCCGGCCCGACCGTGGGCGTGGCCGAGGAGCCGGACCGGCGGGCCGTGGTCCGGGTCAGTTCCCCCACCGAGCGGCGCAACCCGCGCAGCTTCGACCTGGACCTGCTGTCCGTCCGGGACGTGCTGAAGGTGATCAACGAGGACGACCGGCGGGTGCCGGCCGCCGTGACGAAGGTGCTGGACGAGATCGCGGTGGCGGTCGAGCTGGCCGTGACGGCGCTGCGGGCCGGGCACCGGGTGCACTACTTCGGCGCGGGCACCTCGGGGCGGCTCGGCGTGCTCGACGCCGCCGAGCTGGCACCCACCTTCAACGTGCCGGACCGCTGGTTCTGCGCCCACCTGGCGGGCGGGCCGGACGCGATGTGGCGGGCCGTCGAGGATGCCGAGGACGACGAGGCCGGCGGTGCCGGAGAGGCGCGTGACTGCGTACGCCCCGGCGACCTGGTGGTCGGGCTGGCCGCCAGCGGGCGTACCCCGTACGTCCTCGGTGCCCTGCGGGCCGCCACGGACCTCGGTGCCGACACCGTGCTGATCTGTGCCGATCCACGCGCCGCGGCGGCCCGGTCGGTGACGGTGTTCATCGGGGTCGAGACCGGCCCGGAGGTGGTTACCGGCTCGACCCGGATGAAGGCCGCGACCGCCCAGAAACTGGTGCTGAACGGGTTTTCCACCGCCGTGATGGTGCGTCTGGGGCGGGTCTATTCAAACCTGATGATCGACATGGTCGCCACCAACGCCAAACTCCGGGGACGCATGATCTCGATCCTCGTGGAGGCGACCGGGTGTGCCGAGGAGGTCGCCCGGCACGCGCTGACCGAGGCCGACGGTGACCTGAAGGCCGCCCTGGTGTCGCTGCTGTCCGGTGCTGCCGTCGCCGACGCCCGGGCCGCGCTGGACCGCTCCGCCAACCAGGTACGCCCCGCGATCGCCCTGCTCACCGGCTGA
- a CDS encoding GPGG-motif small membrane protein: MELLLWILAVVLVVAGVLALFRRQILWGIVLIVVGLLVGPGGVSIFN, from the coding sequence ATGGAACTACTGCTCTGGATTCTCGCGGTTGTGCTGGTGGTCGCCGGTGTGCTTGCACTCTTCCGGCGGCAGATCCTGTGGGGCATCGTGCTGATCGTCGTCGGCCTGCTCGTCGGCCCCGGCGGGGTCAGCATCTTCAATTGA
- a CDS encoding peptidoglycan DD-metalloendopeptidase family protein: MRSRLVATLGAGLLLAAAVLVPASPAAAAPTFKVPFPCGQSRSGQTRTNHSPAYAVDFNRTDDQGDPVVASAPGTVDVVADLGGTSYGKYVRINHGSGYTTYYAHLSGFNTAVGRTVGHGTVIGYVGTTGGSTGPHLHYEQRLNGSDIQVRFNGTLALYWGTRSYTSDNGCSGGGTGSGTVNTAGSPLTVRSGPGTGYSSVGTVADGAGVTIHCQTTGTTVTGTYGTSNIWDRIGTGRFISDAYVLTGYDGFIPGVPRC, from the coding sequence GTGCGTTCCCGCCTCGTCGCCACTCTCGGCGCCGGCCTGCTGCTGGCCGCCGCGGTGCTGGTCCCGGCCTCGCCGGCCGCCGCCGCGCCCACCTTCAAGGTGCCGTTCCCGTGCGGCCAGTCCCGGTCCGGACAGACCCGGACCAACCACAGCCCGGCGTACGCCGTCGACTTCAACCGGACCGACGACCAGGGCGACCCGGTGGTGGCCAGCGCCCCCGGCACCGTCGACGTGGTCGCCGACCTCGGCGGCACCAGCTACGGCAAGTACGTCCGGATCAACCACGGCAGCGGTTACACCACCTACTACGCCCACCTGAGCGGCTTCAACACCGCCGTCGGGCGGACCGTCGGCCACGGCACCGTGATCGGGTACGTCGGCACCACCGGCGGCTCCACCGGCCCACACCTGCACTACGAGCAGCGGCTGAACGGCTCCGACATCCAGGTGCGGTTCAACGGGACCCTCGCGCTCTACTGGGGAACCCGCAGTTACACCAGCGACAACGGCTGCTCGGGCGGCGGCACCGGGTCCGGCACGGTGAACACCGCGGGCAGCCCGCTGACCGTCCGGTCCGGCCCCGGCACGGGCTACTCCTCGGTCGGCACCGTCGCGGACGGCGCCGGGGTCACGATCCACTGCCAGACCACCGGGACGACGGTCACCGGCACCTACGGCACCAGCAACATCTGGGACCGGATCGGCACCGGCCGGTTCATTTCCGACGCCTACGTGCTCACCGGTTACGACGGTTTCATCCCCGGCGTACCCCGGTGTTGA
- a CDS encoding helix-turn-helix transcriptional regulator, translated as MPISPTARRRRLGIELRRLREREQLTLLQVAQRMKCSDAKISRIEAGKHSTRTRDVLALLDIYQVADERTREVLATLAKQSTQRGWWVTYGGAIPDWFEVYVGLESEATEIRTVETHLVPGLLQTEAYAAGLIRATQPLAPAEELTRQVELRLARQRRLYEHDPMRLRVVLGEAVLRCRVGDATIMREQLGHLALLAERSNVELRVVRFNSPAYTAFGRPFAILGFPEPTDPGLVYTEHRTGALYIDEPAQIASFALAFDHLVAAALSRKESARLLRETAAFWT; from the coding sequence GTGCCGATCAGTCCGACCGCCCGGCGTCGCCGGCTCGGCATCGAGCTGCGCCGCCTGCGCGAGCGGGAGCAGCTCACCCTGCTACAGGTGGCCCAGCGGATGAAGTGTTCCGACGCCAAGATCTCCCGGATCGAGGCGGGCAAGCACTCCACCCGGACCCGGGACGTCCTCGCCCTGCTCGACATCTACCAGGTGGCCGACGAGCGCACCCGGGAGGTGCTGGCCACCCTGGCGAAGCAGTCGACCCAGCGCGGCTGGTGGGTCACCTACGGCGGCGCGATCCCGGACTGGTTCGAGGTGTACGTCGGACTGGAGTCCGAGGCGACCGAGATCCGTACCGTGGAGACGCATCTGGTGCCCGGCCTGTTGCAGACCGAGGCGTACGCGGCGGGGCTGATCCGGGCCACCCAGCCGCTCGCCCCGGCCGAGGAACTCACCCGGCAGGTCGAACTCCGGCTGGCCCGGCAACGGCGGCTCTACGAGCACGATCCGATGCGGCTGCGGGTGGTACTCGGCGAGGCGGTACTGCGCTGCCGAGTCGGCGACGCGACGATCATGCGGGAGCAGCTCGGCCACTTGGCGCTGCTGGCCGAGCGCTCCAACGTCGAGCTGCGGGTGGTCCGGTTCAACAGTCCGGCGTACACCGCATTCGGCCGGCCGTTCGCGATCCTCGGCTTTCCCGAGCCCACCGATCCGGGCCTCGTCTACACCGAACATCGGACCGGCGCGCTCTACATCGACGAGCCGGCCCAGATCGCCTCCTTCGCGCTTGCCTTCGACCACCTGGTTGCGGCAGCGTTGTCGCGGAAAGAATCGGCGCGGCTGCTCAGGGAGACGGCGGCCTTCTGGACGTGA